The Microbacterium horticulturae genome has a window encoding:
- a CDS encoding bifunctional proline dehydrogenase/L-glutamate gamma-semialdehyde dehydrogenase — MNGERVVDDTQERARKATVLAQRWVNESAGAVVEPAAKKLAGVLQDENGLPFTIGFVDGVMRPESLAAAASNLRRVAPLVPKFLPLYLRGAVRLGGAIAPILPYPVVPVARRVLRGMVGHLIVDARPEKLGPAIEKIRGTGHRLNLNLLGEAVLGETEARRRLDGIHDLIRRDDVDYVSVKVSAVVSHLSMWAYDQVVDEVVERLQPLYLTAALNGTFINLDMEEYRDLDLTIEVFTRILSDPRLRDLEAGIVLQAYLPDALPALDRLTEWAQRRVADGGVGIKVRLVKGANLAMEHVDAVMHGWEQAPYRTKLDSDANYLRILDAALTPERSAAVRLGIAGHNLFDIAYAWLLAGERGVRDRIEFEMLLGMAQGQVEAVSREVGAVLLYVPVVNPREFDVAISYLVRRLEENASTENFLSAAFELHSDGSLFERERGRFLASVERAADPTLHTGPFRTQDRRAETPATAPSRRTRGAASGDEALTEAVMDIARTAGRETVPIEPDVEEKTFGGQSYVETAVFSRRENGTRASGAPGFRNTPDSDPALPANRAWSREIIGRVAASTAGDATIDAARVSDPDALDGIVERVKDAAAAWGARPAAERAEVLHEAARVLESRRGELIEVAASETGKVLSEGDIEVSEAVDFANFYGACARELDGVAGAVFVPSKVTVVTPPWNFPIAIPTGGVLAALAAGSGVVFKPAPQARRCAAVISEALWEAGVPRELLALVDIDEGGLGKQLITHADVDRVILTGSWDTAALFRSWRTDLPLLAETSGKNAMIVMPSADLDLAASDLVKSAFGHAGQKCSAASLAILVGPVAKSERFRRQAIDSVTSLRVGPPTDPMAEVGPVIEKPQGKLEWALTTLDEGESWVVEPKLRDFGPETAGRFWTPGVREGVQPGSRFHREEFFGPVMGIIHAATLAEAIEIQNGVAYGLTAGLYTQNPDELAQWLEGVEAGNLYVNRGITGAIVQRQPFGGWKRSSVGAGTKAGGPNYLVGLGSWRASAGTGGSSTLHLRGLDSRITRIIEAAQPSMDYPAFEWLRRAALSDAIAWDREFGQVKDVSHLGVERNLFRYRSLPVAVRATSDAALHEILRVAIAGVRAAAPFTVSLPTGLPAEVRRALSELDVPVFVEKDVQFLERVRGGADEGAAEAASTPSTAATAPRASRVRLVGPAGSVAEVHRGIAEAVKGDPDLAVYDNEVTTAGRLELLPFLHEQAIAITAHRFGNPDDWSAEVI; from the coding sequence ATGAACGGGGAGCGAGTGGTCGACGACACGCAGGAGCGCGCCCGCAAGGCGACCGTGCTCGCGCAGCGATGGGTGAACGAGTCGGCCGGTGCCGTCGTCGAGCCCGCCGCGAAGAAGCTGGCGGGGGTCTTGCAGGACGAGAATGGCCTGCCGTTCACGATCGGGTTCGTCGACGGCGTGATGCGTCCCGAATCGCTGGCGGCCGCGGCATCCAATCTCCGCCGCGTCGCCCCGCTCGTGCCGAAGTTCCTGCCGCTGTATCTGCGCGGTGCGGTGCGCCTCGGCGGCGCGATCGCCCCGATCCTGCCGTACCCCGTCGTTCCGGTCGCTCGTCGCGTGCTGCGTGGCATGGTGGGGCACCTCATCGTCGACGCGCGGCCCGAGAAGCTGGGGCCGGCGATCGAGAAGATCCGCGGCACCGGGCACCGGTTGAACCTCAACCTGCTCGGTGAAGCCGTGCTCGGCGAGACCGAGGCGCGGCGCCGGCTTGACGGCATCCACGATCTCATCCGCCGCGACGACGTGGACTACGTCTCGGTGAAGGTGTCGGCCGTGGTCAGCCATCTGTCGATGTGGGCGTACGACCAGGTCGTCGACGAGGTCGTCGAGCGACTGCAGCCGCTGTACCTCACAGCCGCGCTGAACGGCACCTTCATCAACCTCGACATGGAGGAGTACCGCGACCTCGATCTGACGATCGAGGTGTTCACCCGCATCCTCTCCGATCCGCGACTGCGTGACCTGGAGGCGGGCATCGTGCTGCAGGCGTATCTGCCCGACGCGCTGCCCGCCCTCGACCGGCTCACCGAGTGGGCGCAGCGGCGCGTCGCCGACGGCGGTGTGGGGATCAAAGTACGGCTGGTCAAGGGCGCGAACCTCGCCATGGAGCATGTCGACGCCGTCATGCACGGCTGGGAGCAGGCGCCGTACCGCACCAAGCTCGACTCCGACGCGAACTACCTGCGCATTCTCGACGCCGCACTCACGCCCGAGCGCAGCGCCGCAGTGCGGCTCGGCATCGCCGGGCACAACCTCTTCGACATCGCGTACGCCTGGCTGCTCGCCGGTGAGCGCGGCGTGCGCGACCGCATCGAGTTCGAGATGCTGCTGGGCATGGCGCAGGGCCAGGTCGAGGCCGTCTCGCGCGAGGTGGGTGCCGTACTGCTGTACGTGCCGGTCGTGAACCCGCGCGAGTTCGACGTCGCCATCAGCTACCTCGTGCGCCGGCTCGAAGAGAACGCATCGACCGAGAACTTCCTCTCGGCGGCGTTCGAGCTGCACTCTGACGGGTCGCTGTTCGAGCGTGAACGCGGGCGGTTCCTCGCGTCGGTCGAGCGCGCCGCCGACCCGACGCTGCACACCGGCCCATTCCGTACGCAGGACCGTCGCGCCGAGACGCCGGCAACCGCTCCGAGCCGTCGCACGCGCGGTGCCGCATCGGGCGACGAGGCGCTGACGGAAGCCGTGATGGACATCGCGCGCACGGCCGGGCGGGAGACCGTGCCGATCGAGCCCGACGTCGAGGAGAAGACGTTCGGCGGGCAGAGCTACGTCGAGACCGCGGTGTTCTCGCGGCGCGAGAACGGCACGCGCGCCAGCGGGGCCCCCGGCTTCCGGAACACCCCCGACTCCGATCCGGCGCTGCCCGCAAACCGTGCGTGGTCACGCGAGATCATCGGCCGGGTCGCGGCATCCACCGCCGGTGATGCCACAATCGACGCCGCCCGGGTGTCCGATCCCGACGCGCTCGACGGCATCGTCGAGAGGGTGAAGGATGCCGCGGCCGCCTGGGGCGCACGGCCCGCGGCCGAGCGCGCCGAGGTGCTGCACGAGGCCGCGCGGGTTCTCGAGTCGCGCCGTGGAGAGCTGATCGAGGTCGCTGCCTCCGAGACCGGCAAGGTCTTGAGCGAGGGCGACATCGAGGTGAGCGAGGCCGTCGACTTCGCCAACTTCTACGGAGCGTGCGCGCGCGAACTCGACGGCGTCGCCGGGGCGGTGTTCGTGCCGTCGAAGGTGACGGTGGTCACCCCGCCGTGGAACTTCCCCATCGCGATCCCCACCGGGGGAGTGCTGGCCGCGCTCGCCGCCGGTTCGGGCGTCGTGTTCAAGCCTGCGCCGCAGGCGCGCCGGTGCGCTGCGGTGATCAGCGAGGCGCTGTGGGAGGCGGGCGTGCCGCGCGAGCTGCTCGCCCTGGTCGACATCGACGAGGGCGGACTGGGCAAGCAGCTCATCACCCACGCCGACGTCGACCGGGTGATCCTCACGGGTTCGTGGGACACGGCGGCGCTCTTCCGCTCGTGGCGCACCGACCTGCCGCTGCTGGCCGAGACCAGCGGCAAGAACGCGATGATCGTCATGCCCTCGGCCGACCTCGACCTCGCGGCATCCGACCTGGTCAAGAGCGCGTTCGGGCACGCTGGTCAGAAGTGCTCGGCGGCGTCGCTGGCCATTCTCGTCGGGCCGGTCGCCAAATCCGAGCGGTTCCGGAGGCAGGCGATCGACTCGGTGACCTCGCTGCGCGTGGGTCCGCCGACCGACCCGATGGCCGAGGTCGGGCCCGTCATCGAGAAGCCGCAGGGCAAGCTCGAGTGGGCGCTGACGACCCTCGATGAGGGTGAGAGCTGGGTCGTCGAGCCGAAGCTGCGGGACTTCGGCCCGGAGACGGCCGGGCGCTTCTGGACTCCGGGCGTGCGCGAGGGCGTACAGCCGGGCTCGCGGTTCCACCGTGAGGAGTTCTTCGGGCCGGTGATGGGCATCATCCACGCCGCGACGCTCGCCGAGGCGATCGAGATCCAGAACGGGGTCGCCTACGGGCTGACCGCGGGCCTGTACACGCAGAACCCCGACGAGCTCGCGCAGTGGCTCGAGGGCGTCGAGGCCGGCAACCTCTACGTCAACCGCGGCATCACCGGGGCCATCGTGCAGCGCCAGCCCTTCGGTGGCTGGAAGCGCTCGTCGGTCGGCGCCGGCACCAAAGCCGGCGGTCCGAACTATCTCGTCGGCCTCGGCTCGTGGCGCGCGTCGGCCGGCACCGGCGGATCGTCGACGCTGCACCTGCGCGGGCTCGACTCGCGCATCACCCGCATCATCGAGGCCGCGCAGCCGTCCATGGACTATCCGGCCTTCGAGTGGCTGCGCCGCGCTGCCCTGTCGGACGCCATCGCCTGGGACCGTGAGTTCGGCCAGGTCAAGGACGTCTCGCACCTCGGCGTGGAGCGCAACCTCTTCCGGTACCGGTCGCTGCCGGTCGCGGTTCGGGCGACCTCCGACGCCGCCCTGCACGAGATCCTGCGCGTCGCGATCGCCGGCGTGCGTGCGGCGGCGCCATTCACCGTCTCGCTGCCGACCGGGCTGCCGGCCGAGGTGCGCCGCGCGCTGTCAGAGCTGGACGTGCCGGTCTTCGTCGAGAAGGACGTGCAGTTCCTCGAGCGTGTCCGGGGCGGTGCGGACGAGGGCGCGGCGGAGGCGGCATCCACCCCCTCCACCGCTGCCACCGCACCGCGTGCATCGCGCGTGCGGCTCGTGGGCCCTGCGGGCTCGGTCGCCGAGGTGCACCGCGGCATCGCCGAAGCCGTGAAGGGCGACCCCGACCTCGCCGTCTACGACAACGAGGTGACCACGGCCGGACGCCTTGAGCTGCTGCCGTTCCTGCACGAGCAGGCCATCGCAATCACCGCGCACCGCTTC
- the eccCa gene encoding type VII secretion protein EccCa, translating into MSTGTRLAPPRKPEERIVVQPPPELVPSEGGSGILTSLLPMVGSLGAIVMITVTNSGPTGFITGGMFLLSSLGFVAVNGWRQRSQHNAQVLANRREYLAYLSQLRDSVRVAARQQRRHDNWENPAPSTLPFLVEERTRVWERRASDEQFLRARVGVNDQPLSLTLTAPELPPLAQLDPVAASAAHRLMLTHETQHELPCAIDLADYARVEVTGPDDARVRALARSILVGVAALHDPEDVVIAVLCDEGQTPEWEWAKWLPHAHSQRARDRLGAARMIGTSLDALKDMLPAGLAERGRFQRGDVAPAPHVILVSDGVTLPMGDPLVGREGVQGVTVIDLPVRWGELEDPLTLRLALPAEATGQAEILDVMAATEVFTPDAASVVEAEATARRLMSLRPVPVAAGGAGSGEKSVGQRELVDLLGLPDVRDLDLDRAWAPRLERDRLRVPIGQDTSGASLILDLKEAAQQGMGPHGVLIGATGSGKSEVLRTLVLALALTHSPEQLNFVLVDFKGGATFAGMAGMPHVSAVITNLGSELALVDRFQDALQGEVVRRQELLRAAGNFANVTDYEKARRNGRTELEPLPALVIVADEFSELLAAKPEFVDSFINIGRVGRSLAVHLLLASQRLEEGKLKGLDTYLSYRIGLRTFSAAESRTVLGVPDAYTLPQQPGVGYLKSGTEELIQFRAAYVSGPPKGRRTAAATVGGDVYAGAAEIEVFTAASRALDNDDETSAPVVTAAPVEQEKRSTFELAVERMAGRGPEAHQVWLPPLHEPATLGQLMPDLAVDPELGLISRGWRDAGALTVPLGIVDVPLEQRREQLTVSLGGAAGHVAIVGAPLSGKSTLARTLVSALALTTTPREAQFYVLDFGGGAFSGMRKHPHIAGVATRTDQESVRRTVAEVEGILDAREKYFRDQGLDSIDTYRQRRAQGIVDDGYGDVFLIIDGWPTLRSEYEALEARVQTIAGRGLGFGIHIVVTANRWMEIRASLKDLIQTRLELRLGDPSDSEIDRKQAQNVARNMPGRGLSRAKLQMLTALPRVDDDQNPGSLADGVDAMIARMNEAWQGPAGPKLRLLPQLLTLEDARAQAGSGFESLLLGVDEAHLRPFGIDPRVEAHAFLYGDAGTGKSSFLRAIVQEITRLYTPAQAKIFVIDYRRSLLGEVPQDYLGAYLTAHDMATSGMQELSQFFSGRIPGPNVTPEQLRNRSWWQGAEGFIIVDDYDLVATSQGNPLAVLQPLLAQATDLGLHVILTRRTGGASRAAYDPIIQRFTDLGVTGILLGGNPEEGALIGRVKPVPSAPGRAQVVSRNAGTFSAQMVYSPPTVG; encoded by the coding sequence ATGAGCACCGGAACACGCCTGGCGCCGCCGCGCAAGCCCGAAGAGCGGATCGTCGTGCAGCCGCCGCCCGAGCTGGTGCCCAGCGAGGGCGGCTCCGGCATCCTCACCTCTCTTCTGCCCATGGTCGGCAGCCTCGGTGCCATCGTCATGATCACCGTGACCAACTCCGGCCCCACCGGTTTCATCACCGGCGGCATGTTCTTGCTCTCGTCGCTCGGATTCGTGGCCGTCAACGGATGGCGCCAGCGGTCGCAGCACAACGCGCAGGTGCTGGCCAACCGGCGTGAGTACCTCGCCTACCTCTCGCAGCTGCGCGACAGCGTGCGGGTGGCGGCCCGCCAGCAGCGACGACACGACAACTGGGAGAACCCGGCGCCCTCGACACTGCCCTTTCTCGTCGAAGAGCGCACCCGGGTGTGGGAACGGCGGGCCAGCGACGAGCAGTTCCTGCGCGCGCGGGTCGGCGTCAACGACCAGCCGCTGTCGCTCACCCTCACTGCGCCGGAGTTGCCGCCGCTCGCCCAGCTCGACCCCGTCGCCGCGTCGGCGGCCCACCGACTGATGCTCACGCACGAGACGCAGCACGAGCTGCCGTGCGCGATCGACCTGGCCGACTACGCGCGCGTGGAGGTCACCGGCCCCGACGACGCGCGGGTGCGGGCACTGGCGCGCTCGATCCTCGTGGGCGTGGCGGCTCTGCACGACCCCGAGGACGTTGTCATCGCGGTGCTGTGCGACGAAGGTCAGACGCCCGAGTGGGAGTGGGCGAAGTGGCTGCCGCACGCACACTCGCAGCGTGCGCGCGACCGCCTGGGCGCCGCCCGCATGATCGGCACCTCGCTCGACGCGCTGAAAGACATGCTGCCGGCGGGTCTGGCCGAGCGCGGCCGCTTCCAGCGGGGCGACGTGGCGCCCGCGCCGCACGTGATCCTCGTCTCAGACGGCGTCACGCTGCCGATGGGCGACCCGCTGGTGGGGCGCGAGGGCGTGCAGGGCGTGACCGTCATCGACCTGCCGGTGCGCTGGGGCGAGCTCGAAGACCCGTTGACGCTGCGCCTCGCGCTACCGGCCGAGGCGACCGGTCAGGCCGAGATCCTCGATGTGATGGCGGCCACCGAAGTGTTCACGCCGGATGCCGCGAGCGTCGTCGAGGCGGAGGCCACGGCCCGCCGGCTCATGTCGCTGCGGCCCGTCCCGGTGGCGGCCGGTGGGGCAGGCAGCGGTGAGAAGAGCGTCGGCCAGCGCGAGCTCGTCGACCTGCTCGGCCTGCCCGATGTGCGCGACCTCGACCTCGACCGCGCCTGGGCGCCGCGCCTGGAGCGCGACCGACTGCGGGTGCCGATCGGGCAGGACACCTCCGGCGCCTCGCTCATCCTCGACCTGAAGGAGGCGGCCCAGCAGGGTATGGGTCCGCACGGCGTGCTCATCGGCGCGACGGGGTCGGGCAAGTCCGAGGTGCTGCGCACCCTCGTGCTGGCACTCGCCCTGACTCACTCGCCCGAGCAGCTCAACTTCGTGCTCGTCGACTTCAAAGGCGGGGCGACGTTCGCCGGAATGGCGGGGATGCCGCATGTCTCGGCGGTCATCACGAACCTGGGCAGCGAGCTGGCGCTGGTCGACCGCTTCCAGGACGCCCTGCAGGGTGAGGTCGTGCGCCGCCAGGAGCTGCTGCGCGCCGCGGGCAACTTCGCCAACGTCACCGACTACGAGAAGGCACGCCGCAATGGCCGCACCGAACTGGAGCCGCTGCCGGCCCTGGTGATCGTGGCCGATGAGTTCTCCGAGCTGCTGGCGGCCAAGCCCGAGTTCGTCGACAGCTTCATCAACATCGGTCGCGTCGGCCGCTCGCTGGCTGTGCACCTGCTGCTGGCCTCGCAGCGGCTGGAGGAGGGCAAGCTCAAGGGGCTCGACACCTACCTGTCGTACCGCATCGGTCTGCGCACGTTCTCGGCCGCGGAGTCGCGCACGGTGCTGGGCGTGCCCGACGCGTACACGCTGCCGCAGCAGCCGGGTGTCGGCTACCTCAAGTCGGGCACCGAAGAGCTCATCCAGTTCCGCGCCGCGTACGTGTCGGGACCGCCGAAGGGCCGCCGTACTGCGGCGGCGACGGTGGGCGGCGATGTGTATGCCGGCGCCGCCGAGATCGAGGTGTTCACCGCGGCATCCCGTGCTCTCGACAACGACGACGAGACGTCCGCACCCGTCGTCACCGCGGCACCGGTCGAGCAGGAGAAGCGCTCGACCTTCGAGCTCGCCGTCGAGCGGATGGCCGGGCGAGGACCCGAAGCGCACCAGGTGTGGCTGCCGCCGCTGCACGAGCCCGCCACCCTCGGCCAGCTCATGCCCGACCTCGCCGTGGACCCCGAGCTCGGACTCATCTCGCGCGGATGGCGGGATGCCGGGGCTCTCACCGTTCCGCTCGGCATCGTCGATGTGCCGCTCGAACAGCGTCGCGAGCAGCTCACCGTCTCGCTCGGCGGCGCGGCCGGCCATGTGGCGATCGTGGGCGCACCGCTCAGCGGCAAGTCGACGCTCGCGCGCACGCTCGTCTCGGCGCTGGCCCTGACCACGACCCCGCGCGAGGCGCAGTTCTACGTGCTCGACTTCGGCGGCGGCGCCTTCTCAGGCATGCGAAAGCACCCGCACATCGCGGGGGTCGCCACCCGCACCGATCAGGAGTCTGTGCGCCGGACCGTCGCCGAGGTCGAGGGCATCCTGGATGCGCGGGAGAAGTACTTCCGCGACCAGGGACTGGACTCGATCGACACCTACCGGCAGCGCCGCGCGCAGGGCATCGTCGACGACGGCTACGGCGACGTCTTCCTCATCATCGACGGATGGCCCACGCTGCGCAGTGAATACGAAGCCCTCGAGGCGCGGGTGCAGACGATCGCCGGCCGAGGCCTCGGCTTCGGCATCCACATCGTCGTCACGGCCAACCGTTGGATGGAGATCCGAGCGAGCCTGAAAGACCTCATCCAGACCCGCCTCGAACTGCGACTGGGCGACCCGAGCGACTCGGAGATCGACCGCAAGCAGGCCCAGAACGTCGCCCGCAACATGCCCGGCCGCGGCCTCAGCCGGGCGAAACTGCAGATGCTCACCGCACTGCCGCGCGTGGACGACGACCAGAACCCGGGCAGCCTCGCAGACGGTGTCGACGCCATGATCGCGCGCATGAACGAGGCGTGGCAGGGGCCTGCCGGGCCCAAGCTGCGGCTGCTGCCCCAACTGCTCACGCTCGAAGACGCCCGCGCCCAGGCGGGATCCGGCTTCGAGAGCCTCCTGCTGGGCGTCGACGAGGCGCACCTGCGGCCGTTCGGCATCGATCCTCGCGTCGAGGCGCACGCTTTCCTCTACGGCGACGCGGGGACGGGCAAATCGTCGTTCCTGCGCGCGATCGTGCAGGAGATCACGCGCCTGTACACACCTGCGCAGGCGAAGATCTTCGTCATCGACTACCGGCGTTCGCTGCTCGGCGAGGTGCCGCAGGATTACCTGGGCGCCTACCTCACAGCGCACGACATGGCGACCTCGGGCATGCAGGAGCTGTCGCAGTTCTTCTCCGGCCGCATCCCCGGTCCGAATGTGACGCCCGAGCAGCTGCGCAACCGCAGCTGGTGGCAGGGCGCCGAGGGCTTCATCATCGTCGACGACTACGACCTTGTCGCCACGAGTCAGGGCAATCCGCTCGCGGTGCTGCAGCCGCTGCTGGCCCAGGCGACCGACCTCGGGCTGCACGTGATCCTCACCCGTCGCACCGGCGGTGCCAGCCGCGCCGCGTACGACCCGATCATCCAGCGGTTCACCGACCTGGGCGTCACCGGCATCCTGCTCGGCGGCAACCCCGAAGAAGGCGCTCTCATCGGCCGCGTCAAGCCGGTGCCGTCGGCGCCGGGCCGTGCCCAGGTGGTCAGCCGCAACGCGGGAACCTTCTCGGCGCAGATGGTCTACTCGCCGCCGACGGTCGGCTAG
- a CDS encoding FHA domain-containing protein has translation MTARSTSPAIASACAVCGVEIHAGAAVCPQCGAAQVRPAGVAARMAALTLDVAAVAIVGSIVLLASRSMAFAAVAAAEATLALWILQARAGLGLGNAVMRLRTARVDKPYSPGGGRALVRGAFTAVGLAVFAVGAWLLELTGVADRSGWRRSWADRAAGTVVVEVPRLAAPEQAATRARAASSSAPSAAPAEPAIARPAAGAGLSAAARRATGLVTDVPGARVPAAPPVAPPLTPAPAGAPGPRRSTAVPVPPVAAAPPAARTAAQPLAPGVPERQVPVASPPTAAAAPVAASTPPDAAPSVPGSRRARRAATGDVPVMPAAPGPRRSGAQSSSRGAQTVLFAFDTGQRLEAPVPCAVVLGRHPSPMEDGDLVITVDDPQRTVSSLHARLEVGVDDAWVTDLGSTNGSDLITEDGAAKRLVAQQRARVEDGTRVRIGDRALTLTRLAGDDA, from the coding sequence ATGACTGCGCGCAGCACCAGCCCGGCCATCGCTTCGGCATGCGCAGTCTGTGGAGTCGAGATCCATGCAGGGGCCGCGGTGTGCCCCCAGTGCGGCGCCGCGCAGGTGCGCCCGGCAGGCGTCGCCGCGCGCATGGCCGCGCTGACTCTCGACGTCGCGGCGGTCGCGATCGTCGGCTCGATCGTTCTGCTGGCCAGCCGCTCGATGGCATTCGCGGCGGTCGCCGCCGCCGAAGCGACGCTCGCTCTCTGGATCCTGCAGGCGCGTGCCGGACTGGGGCTCGGCAACGCCGTCATGAGGCTGCGCACGGCCCGTGTCGACAAGCCGTATTCGCCGGGCGGCGGTCGTGCGCTCGTGCGCGGCGCGTTCACCGCCGTGGGACTCGCCGTGTTCGCCGTCGGCGCCTGGCTGCTCGAGCTCACCGGAGTGGCCGACCGAAGCGGGTGGCGCCGGTCGTGGGCGGATCGGGCCGCCGGCACGGTTGTCGTCGAGGTGCCTCGCTTGGCCGCCCCCGAGCAGGCTGCGACGAGAGCCCGAGCGGCCTCGTCGTCTGCGCCGTCGGCTGCTCCCGCTGAGCCTGCGATCGCACGCCCCGCCGCGGGCGCGGGGCTTTCAGCCGCGGCCCGTCGCGCGACCGGCCTCGTCACAGATGTGCCGGGTGCGCGCGTGCCCGCGGCGCCGCCGGTCGCTCCGCCGCTGACGCCGGCGCCCGCCGGTGCGCCCGGACCGCGCCGCTCCACCGCGGTGCCGGTGCCGCCTGTCGCGGCAGCCCCGCCTGCCGCTCGCACTGCCGCGCAGCCTTTGGCGCCGGGGGTTCCAGAGCGGCAGGTTCCGGTAGCGTCGCCGCCGACTGCCGCGGCCGCGCCGGTGGCGGCATCCACTCCTCCCGACGCCGCACCGTCGGTGCCGGGATCACGCCGCGCACGGCGGGCGGCGACCGGCGACGTGCCGGTGATGCCCGCCGCACCGGGCCCGCGCCGCTCGGGCGCGCAGTCGTCAAGCCGGGGAGCGCAGACCGTGCTGTTCGCGTTCGACACCGGCCAGCGGTTGGAAGCTCCCGTGCCGTGCGCGGTCGTGCTCGGCCGTCACCCCAGCCCGATGGAGGATGGCGACCTCGTGATCACCGTCGACGACCCGCAGCGGACCGTGTCGAGCCTGCACGCGCGGCTGGAGGTCGGCGTCGACGACGCCTGGGTCACCGACCTCGGGTCGACGAACGGCTCGGACCTGATCACCGAGGACGGCGCCGCCAAACGGCTCGTCGCCCAGCAGCGCGCGCGCGTCGAGGACGGCACCCGCGTGCGCATCGGCGACCGCGCCCTGACCCTGACCCGACTTGCGGGAGACGACGCATGA
- a CDS encoding S8 family serine peptidase, translated as MIDNQINPGLEVFQGAHLTVADEAICPDGEPVVSGQDVSDGASHGSDVTALLIGNGKGKGNVKGIAPKADVTFYAIGYDSSNCPGSADFDGRSATSEGIRRAVADGARIISISSADTLATAADDEEVAAALAAGVVIVAATPNSVKDAESKWPWSFNGVVSVNAFGKDGKIQEDQQVAGQPIGWKETTVVAPGANFPSVDWRSGSWSITGASLATPLTAGILAVAAQKYPDATGNQLIQSLIHNTRTEDHKLSRDGASGYGPVSLRHILQVDPATYPDVNPLMDKASGRPTAEQVAQGGVAASPTATPTPTQKAPTATPTVIASGGGGVMVPLLVGGGVILLLIVIAVIVIIVVAANRKKNNDVGGAV; from the coding sequence GTGATCGACAACCAGATAAATCCTGGTCTGGAGGTTTTCCAGGGGGCGCATCTGACGGTGGCGGATGAGGCTATCTGTCCGGATGGTGAGCCGGTGGTGTCGGGCCAGGACGTGTCGGATGGCGCCAGTCATGGTTCTGATGTGACGGCGCTGTTGATCGGCAATGGCAAGGGCAAGGGCAACGTGAAGGGCATTGCGCCGAAGGCGGATGTCACGTTCTATGCGATCGGCTACGACAGCAGCAATTGCCCGGGGTCCGCGGACTTCGACGGCCGTTCGGCGACGTCGGAGGGGATCCGTCGCGCTGTGGCCGACGGTGCGCGGATCATCTCCATCTCTTCGGCGGATACGCTGGCGACGGCTGCGGACGATGAGGAAGTTGCTGCCGCGTTGGCGGCGGGCGTTGTGATCGTGGCGGCGACGCCGAACTCCGTCAAGGACGCCGAGTCGAAGTGGCCGTGGTCGTTCAACGGTGTGGTCTCGGTGAACGCGTTCGGCAAGGACGGAAAGATCCAGGAGGATCAGCAGGTCGCGGGGCAGCCCATCGGCTGGAAGGAGACGACCGTGGTCGCTCCCGGTGCGAATTTCCCGTCGGTGGATTGGCGGAGCGGCTCGTGGTCGATCACGGGGGCGAGTCTGGCGACTCCGTTGACAGCGGGGATTCTCGCGGTGGCGGCGCAGAAGTATCCGGATGCCACGGGAAACCAGCTGATCCAGTCGCTGATCCACAACACGAGGACGGAGGACCACAAGCTGTCTCGTGATGGCGCGAGCGGGTATGGTCCGGTGTCGTTGCGGCACATCCTGCAGGTGGATCCGGCGACGTATCCCGACGTGAACCCCTTGATGGACAAGGCGTCTGGCCGGCCGACGGCCGAGCAGGTCGCGCAGGGCGGGGTGGCGGCATCCCCGACGGCAACGCCGACGCCGACGCAGAAGGCTCCGACGGCGACGCCGACGGTGATCGCCTCCGGTGGCGGCGGCGTGATGGTTCCGCTGCTGGTCGGTGGTGGCGTCATCCTGCTGCTGATCGTCATCGCGGTGATCGTGATCATCGTCGTGGCGGCCAATCGTAAGAAGAACAACGATGTGGGAGGTGCGGTGTGA
- a CDS encoding WXG100 family type VII secretion target, giving the protein MMQSMSVKPEQVTALSGQIRTGARGIASRLETLESEVGKLRASWDGSAQQAYDQAQREWTKSLQALNTLLEQISVKTEQISQGYVSQDNSSAGRFAN; this is encoded by the coding sequence ATGATGCAGTCGATGTCGGTGAAGCCGGAGCAGGTTACCGCGCTGTCGGGTCAGATTCGTACGGGTGCGCGGGGGATCGCGTCGCGGCTGGAGACGTTGGAGTCTGAGGTCGGGAAGCTGCGTGCGTCGTGGGACGGTTCGGCGCAGCAGGCGTATGACCAGGCGCAGCGCGAGTGGACGAAGTCCCTGCAGGCGTTGAACACGCTCCTGGAGCAGATCTCGGTGAAGACGGAGCAGATCTCGCAGGGGTACGTCTCGCAGGACAACTCGTCGGCGGGTCGCTTCGCGAACTGA
- a CDS encoding WXG100 family type VII secretion target, whose product MADLISAEEGALARGAQAVNEAKGGIDQQVKFVRGEIEQVSGFWTGAAAGSFAQLMARWDEETRKLNNVLVTLEDALRGTERDQAATEDSHQQTISGLGSMMGA is encoded by the coding sequence ATGGCTGATCTGATTTCGGCTGAGGAAGGTGCGCTGGCGCGTGGCGCGCAGGCGGTGAACGAGGCCAAGGGCGGGATTGACCAGCAGGTCAAGTTCGTGCGTGGCGAGATCGAGCAGGTGTCGGGCTTCTGGACGGGTGCTGCGGCGGGTTCGTTCGCGCAGCTGATGGCCCGTTGGGACGAGGAGACCCGGAAGCTGAACAACGTGCTGGTCACGTTGGAGGACGCGCTGCGAGGCACCGAGCGTGACCAGGCGGCGACGGAGGATTCGCACCAGCAGACCATCTCGGGCCTCGGCTCGATGATGGGCGCGTGA